A genomic region of Candidatus Edwardsbacteria bacterium RifOxyA12_full_54_48 contains the following coding sequences:
- a CDS encoding pilus assembly protein PilC codes for MPLYLWKGRDSKAGLVSGELTAESEGAVIEALRKKNIIVSSVRIKPKELKLSFMQPKVSNKDLSIFTRQFATMINAGLPLVSCLEIQAQQQENPTFKKVLETIKTDVEGGSTLAEALNRQKNVFSELYINMAAAGEAGGILDNILMRLAIYLEKAEALVAKVKRAMIMPVILITVAVGAAAVLLIFVIPIFEKMFAGMGAKLPGPTLFVVGLSKFLQKFIIPIIIVATAAIIFLQRWYKTDKGQLYLDTLMLKIPILGNLQQKSAVARFARTLGTLLSSGVAILDALEITAKTAGNRVVQDAIMSARKSIGGGETISAPLKTMKIFPPMVVQMIAVGEATGGLDEMLNKIADFYDEEVDGAVEGLTAAMEPIIMVVLGLGIGGMVIAMYLPIFSMTSALMGGK; via the coding sequence ATGCCACTATATCTCTGGAAAGGGCGCGATTCCAAAGCCGGTTTGGTATCCGGAGAGCTGACGGCCGAAAGCGAAGGCGCGGTCATCGAGGCGTTGCGCAAGAAAAATATAATTGTGTCCTCGGTGCGGATCAAGCCCAAGGAGCTCAAACTCAGTTTTATGCAGCCCAAGGTCAGCAACAAGGACCTGTCGATCTTCACCCGGCAGTTCGCCACCATGATCAACGCCGGCCTGCCTTTGGTGTCCTGCCTGGAGATCCAGGCCCAGCAGCAGGAGAATCCCACCTTCAAGAAGGTGCTGGAGACCATCAAGACCGATGTGGAGGGCGGCTCCACCCTGGCCGAGGCCCTGAACCGGCAGAAGAATGTGTTCAGCGAGCTGTATATCAACATGGCGGCGGCCGGCGAGGCCGGCGGTATCCTGGACAACATCCTGATGCGCCTGGCCATCTACCTGGAGAAGGCCGAGGCCCTGGTGGCCAAGGTCAAAAGGGCCATGATCATGCCGGTGATCCTGATCACCGTGGCGGTGGGGGCCGCGGCGGTGCTGCTGATCTTCGTGATCCCCATCTTCGAAAAGATGTTCGCCGGAATGGGGGCCAAGCTGCCCGGCCCAACCCTGTTCGTGGTGGGGCTTTCCAAATTCCTGCAGAAGTTCATCATCCCCATCATAATTGTGGCAACTGCCGCCATCATCTTCCTGCAGCGCTGGTACAAGACCGACAAGGGGCAGCTGTACCTGGACACCCTGATGCTTAAAATCCCCATCCTGGGCAACCTCCAGCAGAAATCGGCCGTGGCCCGATTCGCCCGGACCCTGGGCACCCTGCTGTCCAGCGGCGTGGCCATCCTGGACGCCCTGGAGATCACCGCCAAGACCGCCGGCAACCGGGTGGTGCAGGACGCCATCATGTCGGCCCGCAAGTCCATCGGCGGCGGCGAGACCATCTCGGCCCCCCTGAAGACCATGAAGATCTTTCCGCCCATGGTGGTGCAGATGATCGCGGTGGGCGAGGCCACCGGCGGCCTGGACGAGATGCTCAACAAGATCGCCGACTTCTACGACGAGGAGGTGGACGGGGCGGTGGAGGGGCTGACCGCCGCCATGGAGCCCATCATCATGGTGGTGCTGGGCCTGGGAATCGGCGGCATGGTGATCGCCATGTACCTGCCCATCTTCAGCATGACCTCGGCCCTGATGGGCGGCAAGTAA
- a CDS encoding type IV pili twitching motility protein PilT, with amino-acid sequence MVTLTQLLEEMIQKKGSDLHLTVGVPPVIRVDGELMQTSHEPLTPQMTEQLAYSILKDTQKKRFETERELDLSIGIQGLSRFRGNIFLQRGCVAMAMRVIPWEIRSFQALGLPPIAAALADKPKGLVLVTGPTGSGKSTTLATMIDKINSERRGHIITVEDPIEYIHHHKKCIINQRELESDTKSFKNALKYALRQDPDVVLVGEMRDLETIESALHISETGHLTLATLHTNSAAESIHRIVDVFPPYQQPQVRAQLAFVLEGVITQQLIPMTRGGRALCLEVMVCTPAIKALIRDDKVHQIYSSMQAGQKYGMQTMNQSLMNLFLEKKITLDTAFDYTSNVEELDQMIKKRQAVV; translated from the coding sequence ATGGTGACTCTTACCCAACTCCTGGAGGAGATGATCCAGAAGAAGGGGAGCGATCTGCACCTGACGGTGGGCGTACCGCCGGTGATCCGGGTGGACGGCGAACTGATGCAGACCTCCCACGAGCCGCTCACCCCGCAAATGACAGAGCAGCTGGCCTACAGCATCCTGAAGGACACCCAGAAGAAACGCTTTGAGACCGAGCGGGAGCTGGATCTGTCCATCGGCATTCAGGGGCTTTCCCGCTTCCGGGGCAACATCTTTCTGCAGCGGGGCTGCGTGGCCATGGCCATGCGGGTGATCCCCTGGGAGATCCGCTCCTTCCAGGCCCTGGGCCTGCCGCCCATCGCCGCCGCCCTGGCCGACAAACCCAAGGGGCTGGTGCTGGTCACCGGGCCCACCGGCTCGGGCAAATCCACCACCCTGGCCACCATGATCGACAAGATCAACAGCGAGCGGCGGGGGCATATCATCACCGTCGAGGATCCCATCGAGTACATCCATCATCATAAAAAATGCATCATCAACCAGCGGGAATTGGAATCGGACACCAAGAGTTTCAAGAACGCCCTGAAATACGCCCTGCGCCAGGATCCCGACGTGGTGCTGGTGGGCGAGATGCGGGACCTGGAGACCATAGAATCGGCCCTGCACATCTCCGAGACCGGCCACCTGACCCTGGCCACCCTGCACACCAACTCGGCGGCCGAATCCATCCACCGCATAGTCGACGTCTTTCCTCCCTATCAGCAGCCCCAGGTGCGGGCCCAGCTGGCCTTCGTGCTGGAGGGGGTGATCACCCAGCAGCTGATCCCCATGACCCGGGGCGGCCGGGCCCTGTGCCTGGAGGTGATGGTCTGCACTCCGGCCATCAAGGCCCTGATCCGGGACGACAAGGTCCACCAGATATATTCCTCGATGCAGGCCGGACAGAAATACGGCATGCAGACCATGAACCAGTCGCTGATGAACCTGTTCCTGGAGAAGAAGATCACCCTGGACACCGCCTTCGACTATACCTCCAACGTTGAGGAACTGGACCAGATGATCAAGAAACGCCAGGCGGTGGTGTAA
- a CDS encoding glycosyl transferase family 2: MPKKHDILTIIPAFNEAGNIARVLEDLGSSGLEADILVVNDASSDETSAVARAHNVRVIDLPVNLGIGGAVQTGFIYAQRNGYHIAVQFDGDGQHLAGEIPALIAPLLAGRAEVVIGSRFLTRPYQYKTAFFRRLGMRMIQFVNSLLIGQRITDNTSGFRAYNRRALKFLAQTYPDDFPEPEAVVLLGRNGFVMTEVPVKMEQRKEGASSLSGIIGPYYMIKVLLTLAMNAIRPKIRRE, from the coding sequence ATGCCAAAAAAACACGATATCCTGACAATCATCCCGGCCTTCAACGAGGCCGGGAACATAGCACGGGTGCTGGAAGACCTGGGATCATCCGGCCTGGAGGCCGATATCCTGGTGGTCAATGACGCCTCCTCCGACGAGACCTCGGCCGTTGCCCGGGCCCATAACGTCCGGGTGATAGACCTGCCGGTGAACCTGGGCATCGGGGGGGCGGTGCAGACTGGCTTCATCTATGCCCAAAGGAACGGCTACCATATCGCCGTCCAGTTCGATGGGGACGGCCAGCACCTGGCCGGGGAGATCCCGGCCCTGATCGCCCCGCTTCTGGCCGGCCGGGCCGAGGTGGTGATCGGTTCCAGGTTTTTAACCCGGCCCTATCAATATAAGACGGCCTTCTTTCGGCGGCTGGGAATGAGGATGATCCAATTTGTCAACTCTCTGCTCATCGGACAGCGGATCACCGACAACACCTCGGGTTTCCGGGCTTACAATCGCCGGGCCCTGAAATTTCTGGCCCAGACTTACCCCGATGATTTCCCCGAGCCCGAGGCGGTGGTGCTGCTGGGGCGTAACGGATTTGTAATGACCGAAGTGCCGGTGAAGATGGAACAGCGTAAGGAGGGCGCCTCTTCGCTGTCCGGCATCATCGGACCCTATTACATGATAAAAGTGCTGTTGACCCTGGCCATGAACGCCATCCGGCCCAAAATAAGGAGGGAGTGA
- a CDS encoding type II secretion system protein GspE, whose protein sequence is MAQNIADMLLKMGLLTKAQYDQAALEQKNSNEPLAATMVRMGMVTENVAMQFMSRQFTVPAMDLSNFQVESAVIKLVRPDIANKFMVIPIKRLGRALTLAMIDPSDIFALEDIKFLTGLDVKPVVASYSAVKKLLEQHYPLGKDVQVIASGGQLSQVKEEAIESLPEDTALEGLGEDIEMEMVDDLEQDEDLADAQQAGSSTPVVKMVNYIMTEAVRRGASDIHVEPYEKVFRIRLRQDGVLQTLMEPPMRMKAPLVSRIKIMSKLDVTERRKPQDGRIAIKVLNKKIDLRVSTLPVLFGEKVVMRILDAGSLTLDLANFGFTELALKNFMKAIHAPYGIVLITGPTGSGKTTTLYSALSQLNTPDRHILTVEDPIEYNLKGVNQVQAELGIGFTFDVALRAMLRQAPNIIMLGEIRDGPTAAIAVKAALTGHLVLSTLHTNDAPSSVSRLIDMGIEPFLVASSTVLIQAQRLVRRICKACKEPFQINPQSLIDMGFKAEEVAGVTYYKGRGCPICNNTGYKGRVGLYEVMPISPDIRDLILNREAVTSIRAKAVEQGMLTLRMDAWGKVKQGLTTVEEMFRETAEG, encoded by the coding sequence ATGGCGCAAAACATAGCCGACATGCTTTTGAAGATGGGGCTCCTGACCAAGGCCCAGTACGACCAGGCCGCCCTGGAGCAGAAGAACAGCAACGAGCCGTTGGCCGCCACCATGGTCCGGATGGGGATGGTCACCGAGAACGTGGCCATGCAGTTCATGTCCCGGCAGTTCACCGTCCCGGCCATGGACCTGAGCAATTTCCAGGTGGAGTCGGCGGTCATCAAGCTGGTCCGGCCGGACATCGCCAACAAATTCATGGTGATCCCGATAAAACGCCTGGGCCGGGCCCTGACCCTGGCCATGATCGATCCCTCCGATATCTTCGCCCTGGAGGACATCAAATTCCTCACCGGGCTGGATGTCAAGCCGGTGGTGGCCAGCTATTCGGCCGTCAAGAAACTGCTGGAACAGCACTATCCGCTGGGCAAGGACGTCCAGGTGATCGCCTCCGGCGGCCAGCTGAGCCAGGTCAAGGAAGAGGCCATCGAGAGCCTGCCCGAGGACACGGCCCTGGAGGGGCTGGGGGAAGACATCGAGATGGAGATGGTGGATGACCTGGAGCAGGACGAGGACCTGGCCGATGCCCAGCAGGCCGGCTCCTCCACTCCGGTGGTCAAGATGGTGAATTACATCATGACCGAGGCGGTCCGTCGCGGGGCCTCGGACATCCATGTGGAGCCCTACGAGAAGGTCTTCCGGATAAGATTAAGGCAGGACGGCGTGCTGCAGACCCTGATGGAGCCGCCCATGCGGATGAAAGCCCCGCTGGTCTCCCGCATCAAGATCATGTCCAAGCTGGATGTCACCGAGCGCCGCAAGCCCCAGGACGGCCGCATCGCCATCAAGGTGCTTAACAAGAAGATAGACCTGCGGGTCTCCACCCTGCCGGTGCTGTTCGGGGAGAAGGTGGTGATGCGTATCCTGGACGCCGGATCGCTGACCCTGGACCTGGCCAACTTCGGCTTTACCGAGCTGGCCCTGAAGAATTTCATGAAAGCCATCCATGCCCCTTACGGCATAGTCCTGATCACCGGCCCCACCGGGTCGGGAAAGACCACCACCCTGTATTCCGCCCTATCCCAGCTGAACACGCCGGACCGGCACATCCTGACGGTGGAGGATCCCATCGAATATAATCTGAAAGGGGTCAACCAGGTCCAGGCCGAGCTGGGCATAGGTTTTACCTTTGACGTGGCCCTCCGGGCCATGCTGCGGCAGGCCCCCAACATCATCATGCTGGGCGAGATCCGCGACGGCCCCACCGCCGCCATTGCGGTCAAGGCCGCCCTGACCGGACATCTGGTGCTGTCCACCCTGCATACCAACGACGCCCCGTCGTCGGTGTCGCGCCTGATCGATATGGGGATCGAGCCGTTTCTGGTGGCCTCTTCCACCGTGCTGATCCAGGCCCAGCGGCTGGTGCGCCGGATATGCAAGGCCTGCAAGGAGCCATTTCAGATCAATCCCCAGTCCCTGATCGACATGGGGTTCAAAGCCGAGGAGGTGGCCGGGGTCACTTATTACAAGGGCAGGGGCTGCCCCATCTGCAACAACACCGGGTACAAGGGCCGGGTGGGCCTCTACGAGGTGATGCCCATCTCTCCCGACATCAGGGACCTGATACTGAACCGGGAGGCGGTGACCTCCATCAGGGCCAAGGCGGTGGAGCAGGGCATGCTGACCCTGCGGATGGACGCCTGGGGCAAGGTCAAACAGGGCCTGACCACGGTGGAGGAGATGTTCCGCGAGACCGCCGAGGGATAG